The proteins below come from a single Crossiella sp. CA-258035 genomic window:
- a CDS encoding site-specific integrase, with the protein MRALTGSERRDLLCKLDADKEARRHDIPDLARFMLGTGCRIGEAIAVQDDAITWDQDEAEVDICANIVRVKGKGLVRHEGKTFASQRVLPLPSFVFVMLQVRRPAGVQPDATLFPNSLGGWRDPHNTGARLREALRRAGFEWITSHIFRKTAITILDEAKLTAREISGHAGHARVSTTSDHYMDRRAQGRGAADALDAAMGSDGT; encoded by the coding sequence GTGCGGGCACTGACCGGGTCCGAGCGTCGGGACCTGCTGTGCAAGTTGGACGCGGACAAGGAGGCCCGGCGGCACGACATCCCGGACCTGGCGCGGTTCATGCTTGGCACTGGCTGCCGCATCGGCGAAGCCATCGCCGTTCAGGACGACGCAATCACCTGGGACCAGGACGAGGCGGAGGTGGACATCTGCGCGAACATTGTCCGGGTCAAGGGCAAGGGCCTCGTCCGGCATGAAGGCAAGACGTTCGCCTCACAGCGGGTCCTCCCGCTGCCCTCGTTCGTCTTCGTGATGCTCCAGGTGCGCCGACCGGCGGGTGTCCAGCCGGACGCCACGCTGTTCCCGAACTCGCTGGGCGGCTGGCGCGATCCGCACAACACCGGCGCCCGGCTCCGGGAAGCACTCCGGCGGGCTGGGTTCGAGTGGATCACCTCGCACATCTTCCGCAAGACCGCGATCACGATCCTGGATGAGGCGAAGCTGACGGCGCGGGAGATCTCCGGCCACGCCGGGCATGCCAGGGTGAGTACTACGTCCGACCACTACATGGACCGGCGGGCACAGGGGCGCGGCGCTGCTGACGCCCTCGACGCCGCCATGGGTTCGGATGGCACCTGA